The DNA segment GGCAAGTGAGGCTAGGAGTCAGCGCCTTCCGTCGCTTTTCCGGTTTTCTACACACAAACAGTTTAGTGTGCCAGCCTAAAGGCAATTGGGCGATCGGAACTAGTACGTCGTGGAGTCGAGGATAGCGTTATTTTAATTGTTTCGGCCTGAATTGATCACCTAATCGACCCTAATTCCGACTAAGGTTCGACAAACATTAAACCTCTTCACGTTCAACGACCAGCGCATATGACACAGCAGCGAAAAAACGGATTAGCCAACGACTGCGGACGAATCCTGCCGATTTTCATGCTCCTGATTGAATTTATGACGGCCTGTAGCCAACTTAGTGTGGTCACCAAAACGGCTCAGCCAACAAGTCAGACAATTTCCAACGAGCCGATTTTTACAGTCGTAGAAGTGCCGCCCAGCTTTCCTGGCGGTAATGCTCAACTAAGTAGCTATCTACGAACGAATGTACGGTACCCGGAAGCAGCTCGTAAAGCAAAGGTTGACGGTAGGGTGTTTGTCTCGTTTATTGTGACCAAAGAAGGTCATCTGGAGGACGTGACCATTCTGAAAGGTTACGGCTATGGGCTTGATGAGGAAGCTTTACGCTTGGTCCAGACCATGCCGACTTGGGTGCCAGGCCGACAAGCTAACCGGCCTGTTTCTGTTAAATTCAATCTGGTAGTTCCTTTTGACCTAACCAGCTCAAAGTAACCGTTCACCCGACTGTGGAGAGTTCTGCGAGTATGACCATGTGATCGAGCACGGTGAAGACTACGAATATTGCAAATGGACGCTACTAACCCTGTTACGTGATCAGGGACTGGTCGATGAGGCTGCACATTTCAACGCAGTCTGTATTGACCGCTAAGACCAAAAGGTAGCTGATAGCAGGGGTCAATTGGCTAAGCAGCGAAACAAACTATCAAACACAACACCCGCTTATCGAGTGTTGTGTTTGAGCTGAACAGCAGTTACTTAGCGGCTAACTTACGGGCAATTTCGGCGGTGTGCTTACCCTGAAAGCGAGCGCCTTCCAGTTCGTTGGCGCTTGGCTGGCGTTCGCCCTGGCCACCTGCCACCGTACTTGCTCCGTAAGGAGTGCCACCAGTTACTTCCGTGTGGCCCATTTGACCCTGCCAGGCGTAAGGTAGCCCTACAATGACAAAGCCGTGGTGCAACAGCTCGGTGTGGAAGGCCCGCAATGTTTCTTCCTGACCACCGTGCTGAGTTGCAGTACTGACGAATGCTCCACCAACCTTGCCTACCAGCGCCCCTGTCGACCACAAACTTCCAGTACTGTCCATGAAGGTCTGCATCTGGCCGCAGAGGTTACCATAGCGGGTTGGCGTGCCAAAGATGATGGCATCATAATCAACCAGCTCGGCGGGGGTTACAACCGGGATGTGGTCGAAAGCCTGCTGAGCACTGGTTGCCCCTATTTTATCGAGTACTTCCCTGGGTAGTGTTTCGGGGACGCGCTTAACGACAACTTCGTTACCAGCAATTTCGCGGGCTCCTTCGGCTATGGCTTCAGCCAGTTTCCAGACGTGGCCGTACGTAGAATAAAATAAGACAAGCGTTTTCATAAAATGAACGAATGTGTTAAAAATGAAAAGAAAAAAAACGTGGGAGTAAGCGCTGATTACTCTACTTGAGTCAGCAAACAAAGATACAACTAATCAATGTAGCTACATTGATTAGTTGTATTATTTATCCACACCTGTCCTATTTAGTGAGGCCACGACAACAGACCAGACGGCAATCGATTGCGAACCAAAATAAGTTTGTTCACCATCTTGCAAATTGTTGTTTGCGAGAATTGGTGAAACCCGACAAAAATGAATTATCTTGCTAACTCAATCGACTGAAAAATGGAAGACCTGCCACTAAGTCCGGCCACTAATTCGCAAAAAGTTGGACAAGCCCTGAATCGCTACACGGTCAGTCAACTGATTGCTTACTTTGCCACGGATCTTCCGGCATCCAGTAACTATCCACGGCACGCTAAAGCTTATGTCTTGTATTGTTTAAAAAACGGTTTCTCCGTCGATGGTTTCAGCTTTGGTCGGTATACAGCCGATCTGCCATCCAACCGGATTTCACCCATTCGCCGGTTTCTCCTCTTTTTCCAACAGATGGGCAGCCCACTGATCCTGCCCGATCCAAAACGAGTAACGATCTCCCCGGCGGCTAACGATTTGATTCTCCGCTTTATCCGGGACGCGAAAAATCTTCGGGGTGACCAGTCGAAGGAAACGTATACCAAAGCGCTAAACGCTTTCTTCCTGTTTATGGACGGGCAGTTGCAGGCCGGATTGCCCGCTTCGCTGAGCGGTCTGACGGTGAGTGATTTCGTTGAGCAGTTAAAAGTGAACCAGTACTCGGCATTCACCATCAATCTTTACCTTTCAGCCGTTAAACAGTTGGCGGCCTGGTGTATCCGCAAACGGACGGAGTTAACGTTGACCGAATCCCAATTGAATGCCCTTCGGGATATCAGTGATATTCGGGGTCTGGCTATCGAGCGGACTTTCTACAAGGATAGCCTGGAAGCGGACGAGCGCGACAAACTTCTGGCAGGAATCGAGTCATGCCGGGACGGCGCTATTCTGGCCCTTTTGAGCCTGGAGGGACTACGAACCGTTGAAGTGACCCGGCTTCGCCTAGGTGATATCGACTTTGCCCGGCGGCAGTTGAACGTGTTGGGGAAAGGAAAACACACCAAGAAAGCCATTAAACTCTTCGCGGCCTGTATGACCTACCTACAGGCTTATCTGGAAGAAACCGGCCAATGGCCTCTTCAAGCCAATCAGCAGGGCAAGTTGCTATTTGATGAACTGAAGACATACCAGATCCGCTATGTCGTCGATAAATATTTACGACAGCATGGTTTAAAACGGGAAGGTATGTCGGCTCATAGCCTTCGTCATACGGTGGGTCAGTTGCTGTTGGAAAATGGGGTAAGTTTAGAGCACGTGCAGCAACACCTCCGCCATGAAACGATTGAAACAACTCAGTTTTATACCAAGAAACAGACAATGAAATCCTACCTGAAACAAATGCCTGATTAAGCAGCGACCTACATTACCTGACTGGTTGAACGTTGACTGCGGTATTGCCCGCAGTCAACGTTTCCTAAAACTATTTCCATCTAATTTGTTGAGCAGTAGCGAGTCCGCTAATCATACCATCACGGATCATGCTCATTTTGATGATTATCACAGCTGGTTTTAGTGGGTTGAAAGTTTCATAAGCACTAACCCCGCAACGATCAGGGAGGCCGCAATCAGGCGGGTCGCGTTGACAGATTCGCCGAGTACGAAAATGCCAATCAGGAAAGCCCCAACGGCTCCGATACCCGTCCATAGCGTGTAGGCCGTGCCCAACGGCAGCGTGCGCATGGCAAGTGTCAACAAGCTAAAGCTAGCAACCAGGGCAACCGCTGTAATCAGGGAGGGGACGATGCGGGTAAAACCCGCTGACTGCTTCATAAAATAGGCCCAAACGACTTCTAATAGGCCCGCAAACACTAAATAAATCCAGGACATGGCATTGGCTTGTTAGGCCGGGCCGTCCCGAAACGTTTCCCAGTGGGGGGGAGGTCGTCCTCCTGGTTTGCCAGAGTTCTTTCACACGGAAAGAGTGCAGGCAATTCCGCTGCAAAATTACATCTATCTGGTGCTTTACCAAGTTAATTCGAAGCAGGAAATTGACCAACACATGGGCTGGGTCAAACTCTTTTTTGTGGTAACGTACTGGTATTCATCAACCGCGCTCCCAATTCTTAATAGCGAGCGTAGGCTACGCAATAGCGCCATTTCCGTTCGAAGTAGATAATTGAATACGTACTAAATGTTCGGAAGTATACCGTCGCCATTCCAGCGTTGATGCGACAAACTGACACTCCATCGTCGTGGTTACTCACATGACCAATACGATTCGGTTAGTAGGGTATGATAACGAACCGCTTATTCGCCGGAAAGAGTCAACTCTATTCTTTTCATTTGAAACTTTATCATTTCCAGCACGTTATAAATCTGTCGAATTAACATCAACTCGCTCATTGCTTACAGCCAATCCTGTTTGTGGGAGTTGGTTATTCTGCTGCTCCATCAGACCTTGTCTTAGCCTTTTAATTCTTCTTAGCCCTTATCGAGCTGATCCCGCCCGTATACTTCGCACGATGTGCTTTTGTTGGGTTGAACTGATCCGATGAGTAGTAGCTATCAGCTTGTCAAACCCTTACAGCGTTGACATTCCCTAAGACCAGTTGAGATGACCTGCTGACAACGTGTCAGAAACCGGTGTCAGCGGTAACCTATCCGTTAGTCTGTACAACAAACACATTTAATCAAATTTACTCATGGCTGCTAATACATTAATCATTGTTACGGGGTATGGCTCTATCTCACCCAAACCCTGGAAAAAAGCTTATCTCAATATCAGTGAGGATAATGCCCACCAACGATTCGTAAAAGAACATCCCGGCGTACGAGATGCGACCATTACGAGCATCAAGTTCGATGATGAGTTGATCATTGGCACGAACGGAGAAATTTCGTCGACCCATTATTAACTCCACCGACCCCTATCATCTTTATTTCATTCCTGTGTGCTTAATAAACAGAGAATGAGTTCTACAAGCGTAGCTTCAGACTGAATCTGCTGTTTGTTACCACTGGCGCAATTGGTTGCACAATAATGGAATGAGCGCGTTAAGAGGATACGTAAGTTTTATAAACAAGAATAAGGAACAGCCCGCGCTAGCTAGTGCGGGTTCTGTTTTTATGACGTATTCGCAATGACAAGCTCGGCTACTATGTGGCTCACTACAGACTAGGAACCCATTCTTGCACGTGACGTATAGGGTGTTACAAACCAGGCCGGAGGTGATAAATGAGACTTCTGATAATCACCTATCTTCTTTTGGAGTAGAATCCCGTTAGTCCCTTTTTCTGGGTTCACAATCAGGCATAAGATGGTGTAGAATGACGTAGGTTATTCCAGATGAGATCAGAAAAGCCATAGTTAGCTTCGAGCCTGTTTATGGCCATTCAATATTTCGTTTAGAAAATAGCTTTAAGTTGTAACCGGTAAGCTACCTTGTTAGCCAATATGTACTTAGCCAGTAGGTGTTTATTCGCACAACGGGCATATTAACTGATACGTCTATGCAATATGGTATGTGCTTCGACGGCAGCGTCGTCCGGGGATGGGGTGACGATGGGCGCTGGCTCCATTTTTCCAACACCTGGGCCACGGGTCATAAAGACCAGATGGAGCGCAACTACCTCCGGGGCCGTGAGATGGGCCTTACCTTTTTCCGCGATACGGTGCTCTGGAACGAAGCGAAGCGGTGCCCCGATTACGCCTGGCTAGACCGCTTGCAGGCCATCAGCAACGGTCAGGTTGAGTTGGCCCTGAATCACTACGGCTTACCCGAGTGGATCGATGAGTCCATGTTTTGGGGCGGGCAGGCCGCCGAAGCCATGTACGAGCAGGCTTACCAGATTGCTCATCGCTACAGGGGGGCTTTTCGCAGTTACAACATCGGGGTAGAACTGGGCATCTGGACCGACTGGATTGCGGCTCCCAACAACCGCCAATGGCCTTTCGGGGGCCGGTCCTGGTGGGAGGTCTACCAACAGACCAGTGCCATCACTATCGCCATCGCGAAGGGACTCAAAGCCGCAGACCCCGCCTGCTTAACGGCCATGAGCGAACCCTGGGGCTGGGGCGACATGCCCTACCCTGATCAGGCCCGGCCCTTTGCTACGGTATTAGGGCAGGTGGATGAGGTAGCCCGGCAAAACGATTGTCATACCTGGGAGCATGGCCACAGGGAGCTGCTGGACATCGTCGGCTTGAACATCTATTTCGAGAATGACATCGCCAACATGCTCCGGGCGGCCCGACAGCTGTTTCCGGATAAGAAGATTGTGGTGGCGGAAACGGCCAACATCTATCGCCCCGACTGCCACCCTCCAGCCCTGTGGTGGGCCAAATTTGAGGCTTTACACGAAGCGAATCTGGAAGTAAGCTGGAATCCAGGGTTTCCCATGCTAACGCATGAACTGGGGGAAGCGATGGCGGGAAATTTGCTCGATGCCGACGGCACTCAACACTGGCGGAGACCGTAGTACATTGGCCCTATCAGATCAGTTCGTAGGACAGTAGACCCCAGCCTTGCCGAGGTCTTGACCATTGACAACGCTGGAGGTTCCGGAAATGAACGTGTTTATGGCAGTCGTTTGACAACCATCATTGCTGAATGAGATCCGCTTCTTATCTGTTACCACCGGGAGTTGGCGTTTTCTTCACTTAGTACCAGCCGCCCCCCAACGCACGGTATAAATCGGTGATTGCCAGGAACTGAGCCTGTTTGGTACTGATAAGGGCTAGCTCGGCTTCCAGCACGCTGCGCTGAGCGGTGATAACTTCCAGATAGGACGCATAGCCGCTGGCAAACAGATCGTTTGACGTCGTGACAGCCGTTTGCAGAACAGCTACCTCCTGCGCCTGTAACTCAGCAACGCTACGGTAATTTTCTACCCCTCGCAAACTGGTGGTCACCTCACTGAAGCCCGTTAAAATTGTTTGCTGATATCGATACAGGGATTCCCGGCTCTGCGCCACCGACTGCCGATAGTTGGCTTTAACGAAACGCCGATTCAGAACCGGAGCCGACAACCCACTCAGCAGTCCCGCAGCAATTGAGCCGGGATTGAACAGGGTCGCTGTGCGGAATGCGTTCAGCCCCAAGTAAGCCGTCAGGTTCAGGCTTGGCAGAAATTCGGCTCTCGCTACGTCTACATCCACGTTAAACGCCTGAAGGTCAAGCTCAGCCTGCTGAATATCGGGTCGACGAACCAGCATCTGGGCGGGGATACCCGTAAGGACCTGGCCCGGCAGTTCGCGATCCTGTAAAGAACTGCCCCGGGCGATCGGCTGAGGATAGCGGCCCAGCAGTCGGTTCAGTTGATTCTCATTCTCAACGATTTGCTGGCGAACCTGACCCTGTCGGCTTCGGGTATTGAGGAGTTGGGCCGAAAACTGCTGAACAGCCAGCTCCGTTACCCGGCCCGCTTCTTTCTGGATACGCACCAGCCCAAGGGCGTTCTGTTGATAATTGATGTTTTTCTGAATGATTTCCAGTTCGCCATCCAGCGCCAGCAACTGGTAGTAATAGTGTGCCACTTCGGCAACCATGGCCGTAATGACGGCATGTCGGCCCTTCTCTGACGACAGAAACCGTAGGTAAGCCGCTTTTCGCCGATTACGAAGTTTGCCCCAGATATCGATTTCCCAGGTGCTGCGAGCCCCCAAGAAGTAGTCCGGCGTAGGGTTCGGGATGACCAGGTTCCCCCGAATGTTATCGGACAGATTCGTATCGAAATTCCCCACGCCATTCAGTGTATTCTGACCGTAGCGATCGACCCCTGCTGACGCCACGGCATTTACCTGCGGAGCCAGAAAACCACGGCTGTAATCGAAAGAGGCCCGTGCGGCCTCGATACGCTGGGTGGCGATCCGTAAGTCCAGATTGCCACCCAAAGCGGTATCGATGAGCTGTACCAGATGGGGATCAGCGAAAAAAGTTCGCCAGTTCTGACTGGCAATGCCGAGCGTATCGGACCGACCGGCGAAGGAAACGGGCATCGGGCGGGCCGATGGATGGAGCAGCGGTTTGGGCAACTGACAACTACTCAGCAAACCGGCAGCCAGCAGAAAACAACAACTGTAACGAATTGACTTAGTCATGAATAACGGAACCATTGACGTGCGGTTGGGTGGATAAACGAACCGACGTCTTGTCGGCCTTCTGAACAGGATTGTTACGCTGATCATCGATGGGCTTGGAACCAAACCGCTCGGCGAGTTTGGCGAAGAAGACGTATAGACCCGGCACGATGATGAGACCGAATAACGTACCGGTGAACATACCGCCAGCCGCTGCCGTACCAATAGACCGGTTGCCCAGCGCGCCCGCTCCCGACGCCATACAGAGCGGAATGAGTCCGGCGATAAAAGCAAAGGAAGTCATCAGAATCGGACGCAACCGCGAAACGGCCCCCTCGATTGCCGCGTCCAGAATTGACAGCCCTTCACGCTGACGCTGGCTGGCAAATTCGACGATCAGAATAGCGTTTTTACCCAGCAAGCCAATGAGCATGACCAGGGCCACCTGCGCGTAGATGTTGTTTTGTAACCCCATCACTTGCAGGAAGAAAAAGGAGCCAAATATGCCGGTGGGTAGTGATAACAGAACCGATAACGGTAGAAATACGCTCTCGTACTGCGCCATCAGCAATATGTAGACGAACACCAAGCAGATCGCGAAAATATAAAGCGCCTGATTACCTGACTCCACCTCTTCCCGCGACATACCGGACCACTCGTAGGCGTATCCTTTGGGTAATGTACTGGCCGCTACTTCCTGAACCGCCCGGATCGCATCACCGCTGCTGTAGCCGGGCGACGCATCGCCGTTGATCATCGCGGAGGTGTACATGTTGTAGCGGGTAATCTGCTCGGGACCATACACGCGTTCCAGCCGGACGAAGTTGGAATAAGGTACCATTTCGCCCTGATCGTTCTTGACGCGCATGTTCAGCACATCTTCGGGTTTGGTCCGGTAGCTGGGCGCGGCCTGTACCATCACCTTGTACATTTGGCCGAACCGGATGAAATTGGATGCGTAATAGCTTCCCATCATCGTTTGCAGCGTGCTCATGGCATTATCAATCGATACCCCTTTCTGAGACGCTTTCTCCTGATCGACGTGCAATAGATACTGAGGAAAACTGGGGTCAAAACTGGTAAAGGCATCGCTGATCTCAGGGCGTTTTTTCAGCGCAGCAATAAATTTCTGGGCTACGTCAGCTGTCTTCGTCAGATCGCCACTGCGCCCCCGATCCAGCATACGCAGTTCAAAGCCACTCGAATTCCCGAAACCGGGTACCGTGGGCGGGGGGAAGAATTGAATCGTTGCGTCGGTAATGTTTTTGGTCTTTTCCTCCAGGGTGGCAATTAGCTCGCGCATCGATACCGTTCGCTCGTCCCAGTGCTTGAGGTTGATCATCCCCATACCGTAAGAGGCTCCGGCACCATCGGTCATCAAACTGAATCCGGCCAATGTCGATACGTTTTCGACCGATTCCTGTTCCGAGGCAATCGCTTCGATGGCGTCCAGCACTTTCTCCGTCCGGTCGACGGTAGCACCGACGGGGGTTGTAACGTTAACGTAGATCATGCCCTGATCCTCGGTGGGAATAAATCCGCCCGGTAAGATCGTGCTGATACCCCATGTAGCCAGAATAAACAGCCCCAATATGCCCCACGTGATGACGCTCCGGTTCGCGACCCGGCGTAATAATCCCTGATATTTACTCGCCAGCGATTCGTAGCCCCGGTTGAAACGGGCAAAAAAGCGACCCATAAACCCAGTTTGCTCACCGTGTACGGGCCGGAGTAAAATGGCGCATAACGCGGGAGTAAGCGTCAGCGCGTTTACGCCGGAAATGACAATAGCGATTGCCAGGGTCAGAGAAAACTGCCGGTAGAAAATGCCCACCGGTCCCGTCATGAATGCCACGGGTACGAACACCGCTGACATAACCAGGGTAATGCCCACGATCGCTCCGGAAATCTCGCCCATTGCGGCAAACGTAGCGGCTCGGGGTGTCAATGGCTCAGACCCACCACTGGATTCTTCCATTTTAGCGTGAACAGCCTCCACGACCACAATCGCGTTATCGACAACGATACCAATGGCCAGCACCAGCGCAAACAGCGTCAGCAGGTTAATGGAAAAGCCGATCGAACTCATAAAGGCAAACGTACCAACCAGGGCCACCGGAACGGCCAGCGCACAGATCAGCGTAGAACGCCAGTCCTGCAAAAACAGGAAAACAATGATGAACACCAGCACGAAAGCTTCGATCAGCGTGCGAACTACCTCGTGAATGGATGCGTCCAGAAAGCGCGATACATCGTAGGCATAGTTGTAGGTCATGCCCGATGGAAAGGAGCTTTCTTTTAGCTCAGCCATGCGCGTTTTGACATTGGCAATAACGTCACTGGCGTTGGAACCGGGACGCTGTTTGAGCATGATGGCCGCCGATGGCCGCCCGTCATTTTTGGACAATACCCCGTAATCCAGCGAACCGAACTCGACCTCAGCTATGTCTTTCAGCCGGAGCGGTGAACCGTCCGGATTGGTCCGTAGAATGAGGTTTTCGTACTGAGTGGGTTCGAAAAATTTACCGGTATAGCGGAGAACGTACTGGAGGGTCTGGGGAGCCTGATCGGCACTTTCACCCGCTTTACCGGGGGCGGCTTCTACGTTCTGCTTGCGAATACCCGCAATCACTTCGTCGGGCGATATGTCGTACGCCGTCATCCGGTCGGGCTTGAGCCACACCCGCATCGAATAATCTCGGTTGCCCATGATGGCGGCAAACCCCACACCATCGATCCGCTTCAGTTCGGCGAGTACGTTGATGTCGGCGAAGTTGTAAATGAACTTCTCATCGACCTTTGGATCGTTACTGACGATGTTAAGGTACAGCAGCATACTATTCACCTCTTTTTCGGTCAC comes from the Spirosoma agri genome and includes:
- a CDS encoding energy transducer TonB, encoding MTQQRKNGLANDCGRILPIFMLLIEFMTACSQLSVVTKTAQPTSQTISNEPIFTVVEVPPSFPGGNAQLSSYLRTNVRYPEAARKAKVDGRVFVSFIVTKEGHLEDVTILKGYGYGLDEEALRLVQTMPTWVPGRQANRPVSVKFNLVVPFDLTSSK
- the wrbA gene encoding NAD(P)H:quinone oxidoreductase → MKTLVLFYSTYGHVWKLAEAIAEGAREIAGNEVVVKRVPETLPREVLDKIGATSAQQAFDHIPVVTPAELVDYDAIIFGTPTRYGNLCGQMQTFMDSTGSLWSTGALVGKVGGAFVSTATQHGGQEETLRAFHTELLHHGFVIVGLPYAWQGQMGHTEVTGGTPYGASTVAGGQGERQPSANELEGARFQGKHTAEIARKLAAK
- a CDS encoding tyrosine-type recombinase/integrase → MEDLPLSPATNSQKVGQALNRYTVSQLIAYFATDLPASSNYPRHAKAYVLYCLKNGFSVDGFSFGRYTADLPSNRISPIRRFLLFFQQMGSPLILPDPKRVTISPAANDLILRFIRDAKNLRGDQSKETYTKALNAFFLFMDGQLQAGLPASLSGLTVSDFVEQLKVNQYSAFTINLYLSAVKQLAAWCIRKRTELTLTESQLNALRDISDIRGLAIERTFYKDSLEADERDKLLAGIESCRDGAILALLSLEGLRTVEVTRLRLGDIDFARRQLNVLGKGKHTKKAIKLFAACMTYLQAYLEETGQWPLQANQQGKLLFDELKTYQIRYVVDKYLRQHGLKREGMSAHSLRHTVGQLLLENGVSLEHVQQHLRHETIETTQFYTKKQTMKSYLKQMPD
- a CDS encoding DMT family transporter, which codes for MSWIYLVFAGLLEVVWAYFMKQSAGFTRIVPSLITAVALVASFSLLTLAMRTLPLGTAYTLWTGIGAVGAFLIGIFVLGESVNATRLIAASLIVAGLVLMKLSTH
- a CDS encoding TolC family protein, yielding MTKSIRYSCCFLLAAGLLSSCQLPKPLLHPSARPMPVSFAGRSDTLGIASQNWRTFFADPHLVQLIDTALGGNLDLRIATQRIEAARASFDYSRGFLAPQVNAVASAGVDRYGQNTLNGVGNFDTNLSDNIRGNLVIPNPTPDYFLGARSTWEIDIWGKLRNRRKAAYLRFLSSEKGRHAVITAMVAEVAHYYYQLLALDGELEIIQKNINYQQNALGLVRIQKEAGRVTELAVQQFSAQLLNTRSRQGQVRQQIVENENQLNRLLGRYPQPIARGSSLQDRELPGQVLTGIPAQMLVRRPDIQQAELDLQAFNVDVDVARAEFLPSLNLTAYLGLNAFRTATLFNPGSIAAGLLSGLSAPVLNRRFVKANYRQSVAQSRESLYRYQQTILTGFSEVTTSLRGVENYRSVAELQAQEVAVLQTAVTTSNDLFASGYASYLEVITAQRSVLEAELALISTKQAQFLAITDLYRALGGGWY
- a CDS encoding efflux RND transporter permease subunit, with protein sequence MFNTFVKRPLLSTAISLVIVLLGVLALTGLPVTQFPDIVPPSVTVTTKYTGASADVCVKAVATPLERAINGVPNMTYMTSISGNDGSTLITIFFQVGTDPDLAAVNVQNRVTTVMDELPEEVIKAGVVTEKEVNSMLLYLNIVSNDPKVDEKFIYNFADINVLAELKRIDGVGFAAIMGNRDYSMRVWLKPDRMTAYDISPDEVIAGIRKQNVEAAPGKAGESADQAPQTLQYVLRYTGKFFEPTQYENLILRTNPDGSPLRLKDIAEVEFGSLDYGVLSKNDGRPSAAIMLKQRPGSNASDVIANVKTRMAELKESSFPSGMTYNYAYDVSRFLDASIHEVVRTLIEAFVLVFIIVFLFLQDWRSTLICALAVPVALVGTFAFMSSIGFSINLLTLFALVLAIGIVVDNAIVVVEAVHAKMEESSGGSEPLTPRAATFAAMGEISGAIVGITLVMSAVFVPVAFMTGPVGIFYRQFSLTLAIAIVISGVNALTLTPALCAILLRPVHGEQTGFMGRFFARFNRGYESLASKYQGLLRRVANRSVITWGILGLFILATWGISTILPGGFIPTEDQGMIYVNVTTPVGATVDRTEKVLDAIEAIASEQESVENVSTLAGFSLMTDGAGASYGMGMINLKHWDERTVSMRELIATLEEKTKNITDATIQFFPPPTVPGFGNSSGFELRMLDRGRSGDLTKTADVAQKFIAALKKRPEISDAFTSFDPSFPQYLLHVDQEKASQKGVSIDNAMSTLQTMMGSYYASNFIRFGQMYKVMVQAAPSYRTKPEDVLNMRVKNDQGEMVPYSNFVRLERVYGPEQITRYNMYTSAMINGDASPGYSSGDAIRAVQEVAASTLPKGYAYEWSGMSREEVESGNQALYIFAICLVFVYILLMAQYESVFLPLSVLLSLPTGIFGSFFFLQVMGLQNNIYAQVALVMLIGLLGKNAILIVEFASQRQREGLSILDAAIEGAVSRLRPILMTSFAFIAGLIPLCMASGAGALGNRSIGTAAAGGMFTGTLFGLIIVPGLYVFFAKLAERFGSKPIDDQRNNPVQKADKTSVRLSTQPHVNGSVIHD